The Meriones unguiculatus strain TT.TT164.6M chromosome 16, Bangor_MerUng_6.1, whole genome shotgun sequence genomic sequence ctccccagttcagttcccataTCCACTCATCACTCCTACAGGTGaagcttcctctctgcagccctggACGCCATGTTTCCATATCCACCACACATCACACCCTCAAGGTCAACAACAGGATTTTATTATGTGTCGGAAAGCACCCcctcttttctatttctctgacGTCTAAGGAGAAAGGGCAACAGGAAGATCTAGGAGAGCGGCCCCATCAAGTGTTCCCAGCTCCACGGCTGCTCCTACCTCTGgccatcctccttcccctcctgtcCCCTGGTGCCTCAGTTGCTCTTCTCGGGTGGCTCGGGCTGGTTCATGGGACATAGGCTGTCCTTCCACAGGCGGTAGGTGATGGCGGTGGTCACAGTGAGCCAGGCCAGGTAGGGCAGCAGGAGCAGGGCAGCCAGCTTGTTGATGGGCTGCCAGATAAGCACCATGCTTGCCACCAGCCCATAGAGCAGCAACAGGTCCAGGAGGGCCTGGGCAGAAGCATTGGGAGGCTATAGCTATGCTGTCTCAAGAGCCAGGACCCTCTGCATTTCTACAGTACCCTGACCCAAGAAATCCCGCCCCTGGGGATGCTGCGCACACTATAGGAATTGTGTACTGGTCCCTAGCTGGTTCCTGCTGTCAGCCATCTGATGTGGGGCCCTGTGGTGTCACATTCTCCTTCTCCCAGCACGGAGCACCACACGCCTTACCAGCCCAGGGCTGTTGGCTGCCAAGAAGAGCATCAAGAATGTCCAGCTGAGGGCGAGTTGGAAAGTGTAGAGGCCAAGGGGCAGTGCTAGGGACCACCGGAAGCCCCCTCCCAGGTCCTTCCACACCAGGTAGGAGGCATAGCTGCAAGGAGAAGATGTTCTGTAGGAGAAAGACCTTCTGGCATAAGGCCTCTTAGCTCTCAGTGGAGTACCCTGAGGTTGACATGCGGGCAGGTGGGTGCGGGCATCATTTGAGGGTCAaaggaggagccagagaggtggcttggcaggtgagagcacttcctgttcttctagaggacacaagtttggttcccagtatccTTGTCAGGTGGTTTATAACCTCCTGTATCTGCAGCTCCAGGAGATGCAATGCTTTTTTCTGACCTTCATAGACACTCACACACAgcatacagtcacacacacacagacacacacagagacacacacagacacacaaacataaaataaaacaagagagcTGGTGGGaggctttggttgtcctggagagagggaagggagtcTTGGAGAGGGGAAAGCAGAGGGCTTGTTGGAATCTTAAGTATGCAGAGCATTTCTGCTTGTGGGACCCCTACTTGAAGAGCAACAACGGGGTGCCACCATTTGGAGGCCAGAGTATAGCACACGCAAGGTCACACTGACATTGGGGATTTGATTCCACCCCAACAGGTACTAAAGTCACACACTCACCCCATGACAGAGTAGATGATTGCCCATACCAGCCGTATGACCTTGTGGGGTGGGCACCAAGGCAGCTTCCTCTCATCTTCACACCAATTGGGTATCTGACGAGTGAACATCCAAATCAGGATAGGCCCCAGGAGGGGCACACCCACAAAGACAGGTCCTTGAAGCTGCATTCACTGCAGAGGCAAGAtctgggaaggcagagagcaTGCTGGGATgagccttcctccttccttctcttgggCCTTCGAACTTTACTATTACCTAGCCAGAGTTCCTCATTGGAGGTCCAGTCATGGAGATCCCCCTGTCTTGAGCCCAGCACTAGTCCTGACCCCTGACCCATCTCCATAACCACTACCCTCTCCATTTCCTGGCAACCACGGTCTTATGCTCTGAGCGTACAGCAGCAGCCTCTGGGGAGCACTGTTCTTTATGGGCAACCGCTCCTGAGGCAAAGGCTTCCCTCTCTATGGCCATCTGACTCCTGGAAGTCAGGGCCAGGTTTGATCTTCATCTCCCACCACAGGTAACACCTGGTCAGGCAAATAGCAAGCCTTTATGTAGCAAAGATTGCACCTCACTGAAGCTGACAGTGATCAGACTGTGGGTGCCCCTGCTCTGTAGAGATTTCCTCTGAACCGAAACATTCTCTTcctggaaggaggagagaggagggatggggaatgggggaggagggaggtgacaggagggaggatggaagagGGAGCGTTATGAGGCTTATTTGTTGGTTTACCAGACTGCACTTGGCTGGGACCATTTCTTTGGTTTTCTGTCAGCGCCACTTTTGGGTTGAATAGATGTTTGTCTGCATCTCCCCAGGAAGACACATGGCAACCATGCTGAGTGTAGGAGCCAGAGATCGCTGGGACAATTACAATCCCCAATTGCCCTTCTCATCTGCTTCAATCTTATCTCATTAGACCAGACCGGCACACTCAAGAGGcccaccctggctggcctggacagTTCAGGCGTGGCCAACGGACGCTGTGGAGCCCCTTCTCTGAAGCCTTCACTCTCAACTGCCTCAGGAAAGTGCTCTCATCTCCCCACTCCCACAGGTCTGGTCTGCACACACAGGTGTCCAAGTTTCTTGTGGTCGACTCCCAAGGACACAACAGCCTGATCttcgatggaaaaaaaaataccattgtCTTTTGCATCTCATTTACACATTGCTTTCTTTGTGTGCCATTTGCATATAGGCCAGTGTGTAGACTCTCTTCCTACCAAGGCTGCAGCCAGTATCAATTTCTCACATCTTTATGCTAGTTCAGCTTCTGTCTTAAGATCAATGGAAttggagagaaataaaaatcgGATTGTTTTCAGTGTTCTAGATTGACTATCAGATCTATCCCTTCCTATCAAGGGTCAGAGACACATTCTGGAGAATCCCGGGACAGGGCTGAACCTTGTGCCTCTCTGTGcatttttctgtttggttctctctgcttctcactgtCTACTGTCTAGCTGCCTGCCCCTCTCCCTGTCTCAATTTTTCCTGTTATTTAATCCAGCGCTGGAGGCCTCCCTCATTGACCATGCTCACCCTCTTTTCTCCTGCTATCCATCACTCCTGCTCCCAGGCCCTCCTCACTTACCTCAGGCACACACCTCCCAGGCTGGCTGCCTGATGATGTATGATGTGTACAAGACAGAAGATGGTGAGGGACTGAAAAGGGGTGGAGCTGGGCTCCTTGCTGATCTGCCTTTCTCAGAAAAGGGTGGTGATGTCTATGAGGAATCTATGTTGCTGTTTGCACAAGGGCTTGTGTTCACAAGCTCCCCATGATCTGTTagaccatttgtgtgtgtgtgtgtgtgtgtacatgtgcgtgtgtgcacgtgtgagcTTGCTAAGGGCTTCCTGTCTGctgacaagcactctaccactgagctgctcTTCCTACCCTTCCTCTTATGGCTCGCCTCAGCTCCTTCTTGATGTATGGATCCTTGGGGGAATCCCCCTCAGTGGACTACTTCAGAGTTTGATGTTGAGACCTGGACCTTCTGTAACAGCCAGGAGTCACAATCTGACTGGTACCCATGCTCTCTGTACCTGTGGCCCAGCTCTGTGTCCCCAGGGATGGTAGGGGCCCTCAGATTTCCTGAGAGCTTTTCTGGAGCCAGATTTTCTCCACGTGAGGCAAGTACCAGCTTTGGGAATGAGTTCATGATCCATGAACCCAGTCCCTGAGTACAGCCTCCTGGTTGGCCTATCTCTGTCTGGCTGGAAATTGGAATTTGGCAGATCTCTCCCAACTCCCATGCTGGCAGCAGAGGTGGGTGGGGGATCTGGCAGGCATGGCCTGATGCTTCCTGGCAGTGTTCTACCTCCCCACCACCACGAAGAGGGGCAGGGGAGAGTGACCCTGTCGGTAGGCAAAGTCCACTTTTCTGTATGACTCAGACAGCTTTGTGTAACAAAGACAGGCACCTCCCCTGTTTGTTCCCTGTCTGAATTCTGGGCAGCCTTTCTTGCTAGTCCTCTAGGCACCAGGTCTCCTTTGCCAGGCTGGCTGCTCTCCATGGGTTCCCAGTGACATCCGGGGGGGGCTCCCCCGGGCATGTTTATCTCAGCTCCCCCTTTCCATCTCCACGCAGACACCAGAGCAGGGGGGAAGGGGTTGCAGAGAGGGACACGAGGCTAGAGAATAATTAActgaaaagggaaaggagagaaaactacttttatattttcttgtgtgtgtgtgctcgcgcaCGCGCGCTCCCGCTcaggagtgtgcatgtgtgtgcgggtgcacatgtgtgtatgtggataAGGGGTATGTTATacgcacatggaggccagaggataaccTTGAGGGCCAGCTCTCTCAGTTGGACTCCACCATCTTTATCTCTATCTCCCTTTAAATTGTATTTAGAGGCTGGTGAGACGGCTCAGTAGTTAAGCATGCTTgtggctcttgcagaagacctgaactcagttcccagcacccacatcagtggCTTAcagtaactccagcttcaggggatccgaTGGCCCCTTCTTGTGTCTGAAGGCCCCCACGTGCACgcgcactcacacatacataaacgcatacacataagtaaaaatgaaaacaatgttaaaaatattttattttatttgatgaaTAATAAGTCCATATTTATTGGGTATAATGCAAGACGTCTTGATATGTGGATACATTCTGTAGTGATCAGATCAAAGCAGTCAGTATAATAATTTCTTTAAACACTATCATTGAGGTTGTGGGAACAGTCAAATCTTGTTTTCTCACTATTTCACAATGTACGGTACACATTGTTTATTACAGACACATTGCTGTACTGCCGTCTCACAACGCACCGGAACTCACTCCTTCCATCAAACTGTCACCGGCTGACCAGTATCTCCCCAACCTCCTGTTCCCTACTTTTCCCAGGCTTTCATATCCGCAGTCCCATGTTTATTGCAGTGCTCTTCACAAAAGCCAAGATACAGAGTCAAGGCAAGAGCCCACGGGAAGGTGACGGGGTGCTGAAGAGGCAGACAGCAGCGAACGGGTGGGCGGCTCCCTTCCCCCAGGGGGCTTTCATCCTAGAGACGCCTTACCTCCTGGACTAGGCTCTTAAGGTCTCAGAGCCTTGAGAAGGACGGCATTAACTATGACTCGCCGGCCGGGGGAGTGTCCGGCCCCCAAGGGCAATATCCGGCCCCGAAGAACCTTGTTCCACCAATTCTGAGGAGTAGGGAGCAGAGAGATAACATTCTTCACGTTTTGTACCTGTGTGATCTCCCCGTGCAGGAAGGATTGAAAAGAGACCCAAGAGGGCCTGAGCCAGCTACCTTGGCTCACCCGGAAAGTTCTCTGAGCTGAGGTCTTGGGTCCTGAGCCGGTGGAATCAGACAGGGGTTGCGTTTGAACAAAATTCCCAGGTGAGTTCTGTGCAGGTCACGGTTGGCTGACAACCTCTTAGGGAaggtttcctcctcctcttccgtcCTATACAGCCTTTAGTAGGGACCACCACtcaccagcagagggcagtgtCAGAAGGGGGTTTCTAGGTGCAAGCCCTGCACAAACgctgcctcccttccccctccctttctgcccTGCCCTGGGAAGTGTATTAATTTCTAGCATCCCCAGCTACTCCCGAGCTTCCCCTGGACTTTGCCAACTGACAAAGACTATCTCCGCCACCCCTCCTTATCGTGAAAAGGAGGCAGGAACCTGCCGGGAAGTGGCAGGCCACACCTACCTGCAATTGTCTGCTGGCCTGGAGACAGGTCTGGCTGACCTCTCTGTTTCTTAGACAGGTAACTATTGCTTCTGGACTGGCTAGCGGCCTCTGGGGGCAAGTCGACATAAAGGTGAGTACGCTTGGGGCCCGTTGCAAGGGTCATGGCTATGGGGCCCAGAGAAGCGCCATTGTCTGCTTAGCCCAGTCTTGGGGACACTCTGCaccaggagggaaggaaggtggtcTTGAGGAAGGGCCGGTGCTGGTGGTGTCAGGAGCAGGGGGATGATTCTATGTTGGTGGAACTGTATATTAGGCTCATGAAAACTGGACCTGAACTGTGTGTGGCCTCATTCATCTTGTCTTATTGTTGCTATTTTCCTGGTACTGGGCCTTGAATCCAGAACCTTGGGTGTGCAAGACAGCAAGACAAGTAAGTGTTCTACCCCTGGGCTACATCCCCAGTCCTCCTTTTACttccatttttgtttgcttgagatagggtcttactatgtagccctcctggcctggaacttactatgcagaccaggttgctccaaactcagagagatctgcctgcctctgcctcccaaatactgagatGAAAGGCGTGGACCATCATGCCAGGtccttacattttatttatttatttatttatttatttatttatttatttcctgagacagggtttctctgtgtatccctggctgtcctggactcatttgtagaccaggctggccttgaactcatagtgacccacctacctctgtctccccgagtgctgggattcaaggtgtgcaccaccacactgggctaGGGTCCTTACTTTTAAAGACAGATTCTTATTATattgcccaggatggccttgaactctctgtatgctcaggcaggctttgaacttgtgatccttcttcTTTAGCCTTCAGAGTAGTTGGGGTTACTGGcttgtgccaccaagcccagctcagGCTGGTACTTTCTGTGTCTTCTAAAAACACTTGAAACTCTTATCAGGTGTGCTGGaggagcaggagagagggaaTTGTGTGCAGTGTATGAATAGATCTTTGCAGCCGGCGTCTGGATCTTTGTTCGGAGGACAGGTGACAAGAGAATTCTAATGTCCCTGTTTAAGGGAAATGCTGCCTCTGGACTCTGGAGGTAGACAGATTGGAAGAATTGGGTTCTGAGGACTCAGACATGGAGTTGGAGGATCCAGTGAATTTGTTGTTCTGTGAGCCATTCCCCTAAACTCTGGCTCCTTTCCCTTCTTAGGATCAGAGGCAGAAATGGGGTGAGAGATAAGGCAGGCTGGAAGAGTGGTCTGCTGTGCCCCAGGCTTGATCTGGGGAGGAGTTAAGTTGCCTCAGGCCAGAGAAATGAGCAGGCTCCCCTGAGAGGCCCAGGGGGCTGTGGGATTGGTTTGTGCCAATTCCCCAGGTGGGGCAGCTGGCAACGGGACATGGCCCAGTGGAGTGGAGGGGATTTGGACTCTGGTCTTTAGAGGCCTCAAGAAGGCTGTTGTTATGGCAACAGAGTAGttcttctcattttatttttatttatttattttttttaatcagcccATCCCTGCTACTGGAACCTTGGTGGGCAGGGCATACATGTCATTACTTTCCATTGAACATACATTCCATTACTTTCCATTCCATCCAGAGATGCCTATATTCCTTTTTTAGTTTCTTCTAGTTCCTcgtcttccttctcccctttcacctCTTCCCGTTCaccttttttcctcctccttttcccttttcttgttctctttttctctcctgctgtcctcctcatcttttctcccttcttcttccttctattctccctttcttgtttttatttttgtgcatgagtgttttgtctgcctgtgtgtatgtgtactatgGTCAaacagtgtccacagaggccagaagagggcatcagatca encodes the following:
- the Tspo2 gene encoding translocator protein 2; protein product: MQLQGPVFVGVPLLGPILIWMFTRQIPNWCEDERKLPWCPPHKVIRLVWAIIYSVMGYASYLVWKDLGGGFRWSLALPLGLYTFQLALSWTFLMLFLAANSPGLALLDLLLLYGLVASMVLIWQPINKLAALLLLPYLAWLTVTTAITYRLWKDSLCPMNQPEPPEKSN